The Chlamydia poikilotherma DNA segment TGGGAAGCTCGTCTACATTACCTGCTCTTTACTTTCAGAAGAAAATGAAAAGCAGGTTGCTTTCATGAAATCTTTAGGATGGGAAGAAGAACGTCATATGCACACTGCATTATCATCAGAAAGTGGAGACGGCTTTTTTTCCGCCCATTTTGTTCGCAAAAGCAGAGAAGCTTCTGTATAGAATTTGACCTAAGCCATGTTCATGGTGAGGGTCATCACTCTGTGCTTGATAATAATCAACAATAAATTATGACATTCTCCAGATGCTTGGGGAAATTTATCAAATTGTAATAAGATGTGCAGAAGATTCAGAGGATCATTCCAAATTTCAGGACGTTTTAATGCAAATATTACCTGTTTTAGAAAGTAAGTGTGCTGCTCATCTTTTATAACTTTTGGATCTTTCCAAAAATACCACGAAGATGTTGTCGGAGCATCATTTCTAGAAATACACAATGTAGTAGATACTAAAGTCTCGGAAATTTCTTCTCCAATTCCTGCCATAGGTAGGAAAATAGAAGCGAGCAAACTGCAAATTAGAGATTTGCGCATAATATTCCTTATTATCTCAATAATACCTACGTAGTTTATGCAAAAATCAGGTTTTTAATAAGCTAAAAGAAAGAGTTATATCATAGGTAATATCGAGATGATTTCCTGCGATGTACGCGTGTTTTCCTATAATATAGAAGTACTAATGTTAAAATAATGTATGTTCTGTATGAAGTGACAATACGCTTAGCATACAAACAAATTTTTTGGACGATAGAAGGATGAATCGTATCTGGAGCATAAAGGGGTTCAGCACGAACCTTCTCACCAGAGAGATTGCGAAATACCCAATGACCAAGAAGATCCCCCTTTTGAATAGGAAGCTTTGTTGCATGAGGAACAAAAGAAATTGTTCGGGGCTCTTCTCCCTCAGAAGCATAGAAATCATAATAGATACCATTAGGTAAAGGAACAGAAATTTTCCCTAAAAGTCCCAAACGCAAGGCATATTTTTCTGTCGGGGGGATGAGATATCTTCGTAAAGCAGGTTCATTGAAAATCCCCTCACATAAAGCTATAACATCTTCATAAAGCTCCCCCATAGCAGGATAACCGGCGGCTATAGTAATAATAGAGCGGCCATGTTTTTTCGCTGCAAAGATAAGATTTTTCCCCGCATCTTTTGTTGTCCCTGTTTTTCCACCTAATGCAGGAGGATAGTAATAGGTAGATCCGGGAAGAATAAGTTTATTTGTAAGATTTAAGACTCTCTCTTGGCTCAAGTTTGTCGCGGCCATTTTATAATTGGTAGTGCGAATAACCTGACGAAATAAAGGTTCTTTTAGACCCTCACGCATAATAGAGGTTAAATCGCGAGCTGTTGTGTAGTGATTAGGGTGATGCAAGCCATGAGGGTTATTAAAATGCGTATGTGAGCAGCCTATCTCATTCAGGAAGCTATTTAATTGCTTCATAAATTCGGTTACAGACCCCGAGCAGGCCATCGCGAGAGTATTAGCAGCGTCGTTAGCCGAACAGATTAGCAAGGCGTGAAATAGGTCCCATCCCGACACCTCTTCTTTATTTTGCAGTTGTATTGTCACACCGTCAGTTTCTAGCCAATGTGGTGGGCTGCGATAGCCCGATTGTTTTTTAGCCTGAGGGGTAATTGAAGCAATAGCATCTTGTTTTACAGTAATGAAGCGATTCAGAATATCGGGATGTTTTCTTAAGATAAATAGCGCTGTGGCAATCTTTGTCATGCTTGCAGGATAAATTCTTTTGTCTATGTCTTTAGCATAAAGTACCTTACCAGTTTCAGATTGAATGATAGCTAGGGCATTTCCTCGTATTTCAGGAAAAGATATATCCGCATAAGAAGGGATCATAAAGATGCCTGCAAAAAAACCAATCAGTCCAGATCTAAAAAAAACTCTTATCATTATAGGGATTTTGATAGCTTGTTACTTAGGGTTGAATCTTCGCTTAAGTCTGAGAAAGCTCTTGACGCCTCTTAAAATAAAGAATTACCATGAGTGAGAGGGAAAACGCTATGAGTTTAGATTTTTTAGAAGAATTTTACCGTCGGGCTATTTGCAACAAAGGAACGGCGTTTCCTGAGGGCTTCGTGGATATTGCCGATGTCCTGTCTCATTCTGCGTCTGAACTTAAAGTTGACTCTATTAGCGATCTTCCTGTTAATAATTTCATCATTGCAGAATCTGCAGATAAACTCACTTTATTTAATGCGGATTTTGCTGTTTGGCTAGTTCCGGAGCTTGTCCAAGGAGAGGCAGTTACTCGGGGATATATTGCTTTATATGATTCTGTGGGAGATTATACTCCAGAAATGGCATTTCAAGCTTCTGGGGAATACAATCAATCTGCATTGATTCTTGAGGCACTTCAGATATATCTACAAGATATAAAAGATACTGAAAGCGTATTACGTTCTTTCCGTTTTAATCAAGATTAGTTCAATTATTATGGATTTTTAAATGTACGATATTAGAGTCTCCGTGTCTTTCATACTGAAATTCATCTACAGAGTTTTTTGCTAAGAAAATTCCTAATCCACCAAGCTTTCTCTCATCTAAAGGAAGTTGATTTTGAATATCGATAGATGCAGTTAAAGGATTGAAAGACGGTCCATTATCTTTGATAGTTACTTGCAAAGCTTCTTTATCTCCATCACAACAAATGATTATGTTTCCAGGAGATGTCGCTTCTTGATATGCATAGGAAATAATATTGACGAGTAGCTCTTCACAGGCAAGCTCTAGCTTTAATAATTTCTCTTTCGGGAATGTTTTTAGCTGTCCTGTCCCTTTGACGAAGTCTAGCATATTGTGAAGTTCACTAAGGAGTGCCGGAAAGACTGCTTCTCCATCAGAAGAGGTCATAATATACCTGTTGAACAATAGTCTCGGCTAAATGAGCGTATAACACACGCCAGGCGCTCTTAATAGCCTCATTATGCATTTCAAATTGACCTAAAGCAAATTGTTGAGCGTTCACCATGCCTAAATCAGGTTCAAAATCAAAGGAGACTGATCTTCTTGATACACAGTCATCGATTACGACTTTCCCCGAATGTCTGTCAATAAGTTGTATTTTCGCAGATATAGATAAACGCCCCTCACTAGAGACAATAAAATGTCTCGGGGTCTTATCATCAATTTTATTTGGGGGATACGTAAAACCTGTATTCTCGTCAACTTCATTCAAAAGTTGTACCTTGAGAAGATAACGAGCGCAGCTTTCACCATTGCGGACAGAAAGAGAACGTTTTCCTAATTCATAGATGAGAGCTGATGTCAATTGACCTAGGGAATCCTTATCAATAGGAGAGAGATAAATGCCTTCAGAACGTATCGAGCAGCCTAAATTTGATAAAGTTGCTGACGAATTTATGATAGTATATCCACTGCAAGAAGACAGTCCCAAGCTGGACAAACAAAAAAACAAGGCAAAAACTAGTGTATGCATGAGAAATATCTTAAAACTAAGAAGAATGTTTTGCTATTCTATTTAGTCGTTTATGACACTTAGCTACTAAAGATGACTCAGGATAGTTATCAATAGCTGTGGTATAATAGATACTCGCAGCATGAGGTTTCTTTTTCTTTTCATAAAAACGTCCAGTAGCATAGAGCCCTGAAGCATAACGTTCACACATAGAGCGTACGTTTGAAGAAACAACATGAGTTAAAGGGTGGTTGGGATGTTGCTTTTTGATAGCCTCTTCATTGATCTTTGCCAAATTTAAATATTGCACATTATGAGGCTCTTTTTGTGCTTGCATAAGATAAATTTCTGAAAGACGAACAAAGGATTTTGGAGACAATGAGTGGGGAGCAAATTGTAGTGTTAATTTTTTAAAAGTTTTAATGGCTTCAGAAAAATCTTTTTTGATAACGAGTAAATCACCCTTAAGATACAAAGCTTGAGCTCCTAAGTCTTTATTAGGAAAAGCTGTGAGTATTTCATCATAAATACGTAAGGCATCAGCATCAGCATTAGCGAGTTTAGGGAATCCTTCTAAAAGGAACACACGTTTGCGTTTCCCTTGAGTGAAGCTCTTTGCTATAGAATATTTCATCAAAAACAATTCTTCAGAATAATTAGCTTCAGGAAGTTGCATATAAGTTGCAAAAGCTTTTTCAGCTAAATCTGGTTGACCATTTTTGAAATAACATACTCCAGTTAAGTACAAAGCTTCAGTATATAAAGGATCTTTTGGAAAATGATGAGTAACCATACCAAAACAAAGTAAGGCTTTACGATAACTCTGTCGTTCTAAATAGTTCTTCCCTTCCAAAATATATTCTTCCGGAGAGTGTTTAGGTACAAACTTTTGAGGAGATAGTTTCCCAGAAAAAGGTTCAAAAGAAATCGGCCTGGCGTGGCATCCAGAACACAAAAGTAGTAATAAAACAACAAACTGTAAAACAGATTTCATAAATCCGGCATGAAGCTACGATAACAAAATGTTATCATAAAAAAGAAAAAGAGAATTTGTCAAATCCGTTGTTTTTGTTTTGTTTACAAAATATAATTTTTTTATTTGATAAAACATTTTTTTATTTAGTAAAATAAATAAAAAGGTTTTTTATGAAAAAGTTAGTTTTGTACTTTGGTACTTTTGTTGTATCTCTTTTTTGCGGAGTTTTTTTATGGGATAATGTCCCTTGTGCACATAAGGCCATGCAAGTCACCGCAAATTACAGTGTCGATGTTTTTGAGAAAAGCTGCCGGCTTGTTCGCAAAGTTTCTGGATTCGAAAGAGTCCGAGTTTTTGAAAGGAAGTTTTCTCCAGAGCAAATATTGACTTTCTTCCCAGAGCATGTGGATGGAAATGCCTCTGTAGAACTGACTTTTGTTCCTCATACACTAATGCATGTGCGTTTTTCTAGAGAGGATACTGTCAAGAAAACGATGGTCAGTCAAGAGGGTGAGATCCTTTGGAGCTTAGCAAATGGTGAAATGGTTCTTAACACAGGAACATGGGCTTGTTCTAAAGGATTTAGGGAATGCCTAATGCTAAGAGCGGACAAACAAGACGTCAATGTTATGCAGGCTCTAGCAAATCTCGGAGGAGCCGCTTCTAAAGAATCATTGACACAAGCTCTATCTATGAAAAATATCAGAGCTGAAAAGGTAATCCGTGCCTGTCAGAAAAAGAAGTTGATTTTCTCAATGGGTAGTCAAATAGGAAGCCATTTCCAACAACTTCAGCCGATCAAAGGTTGTACAACAACAATCCAATCGTCTCCTGTATGGTTGCGAAGACCTCGGGGTTCCTCTATTGTATCGCCACACTTTTCTGAAGATCGCGTAAGTAGTCTTGCCGGAATGATTTTTGGAAATAATTTCTTAATATTAGATAAGGTTGTTGTTTACGTTCCTGTATATAAAGTATCGTTAGTTGCTGCAGATAATAGTGTTCGTATAGAATACATTAATGCTGTAACAGGAAAACCATTTTTGGATATTTAAACAGCAATAAATCGAACAGGAAGTTGAGAATTTTCTAAGTCCCTCTGAAGGCCGCTAGTATCTTCAGAAACAAAATAGTCTGCATCGGGAGAGATGGAGGCGACGCGCTCATTATCCTTCGTGAAAACTAGAGAGAGAGCACGAGATCCGGGATATTTGCGCAGGATTTGTTTTAATACGCCCAGGTGGCTATGGCGTAATTGTCCAAGATCAAGAGATAATTTAACTACAGAAGCTTGAGATCGATTGTCAGTAGTTTTTGACATAGTAGATGTTTTCCTCTGATTCGTATCTTTATTGGTTTCTAAGTTTAAATACGACATTTTCTGCATCTGACTTTTGATCTTATCAAACATATCGTCGCATTCTTGGAGGAGATTTCCATTAATAAGAGACAGGTCCCTCATCCACCGGCAAGATAAGCGTAAAGATTCACTACGTTTATCGATAGATAAAATAGCATAAATTAAACGATCTTCTTCTAAAAGTTCCTGTTGTTCAGCATACATTTCGGGCCATATAGGTAATTCATAAGAGTCAACACCGTCGTTAACACGTAATAAAGCAAATTTTCTTTGTGCTTTTGAAGAAATTCGTGTTGTGACCTTATCGATAATGAATATAGTCCGAATTACCGAACCGTGGGGGAGATTTTCAAACTCTCCAGGGCTGACAACAGAGAGCTGAGGTAGAATATCTTTAACAGCATCCATAGGGTGCTCAGTAAGATAGATACCTAATAACTCTTTCTCTTTCTTGAGTATTTCTTTTTTTGACCTATGAACAACATTTGTAACTGGAGTTAACGCTACAGGATGTTCTTGATGCATAGTATTTAAAGAAAAGAATGTCATAACTCCGGTAGCAGCTTCTTTCTTCTCTTTAGATATTGTGTCATAGAGGGTTTCTAAAGTGGCTTGAGCAAAGTCTCTATCAGACTCAAAAACATCGAAACATCCTGCATCGATTAAGTTTTCTGTGTGCTTCTTAGTGACCTTCTTTAAATCAGAACGTTGGATAAAATCTTGTATGCTTTGATACGGCCCACGTTTCTCTCTTTCCTCAATGATACTTTCTACTAGACCCTTACCTATACCTCGAATGGCTCCCATAGCAAAACGAATACCTCTATCTGTAGCAACAAAGTTTGTTCCTGACTCATTAATATCAGGAGGAAGGATACAGATATCCATGCTATGTGCTTCGTGAATGAGTTTCCCGACTTTCTCAATATCATCAGAGTCGCAGGTAAGAAGAGCTGCTAACCATTCTTTAGGGTAATTTGCTTTAAGATAAGCAGTTGTATAGGTAATTAACCCATAAGCAGCTGCATGGGATTTATTAAAGCCGTAGGAAGCAAATTTTTCCATTTTATCGAAAATGATTGTTGCTAAATCCGCATTGATACCATTTTTGCGTGCGCGTTCACAAAACTTCGTGCGCTCTTGAAGCATCTGCTTGATATCTTTTTTCCCCATAGCACGACGTAAAACATCACCTTCCCCTAGGGAATAGCTTGCTAGAGATCCGGCAATTTGCATAACTTGCTCTTGGTAAACCATAATGCCGTAGGTTTCTTTGAGAATAGACTCCATAAGAGGATGATCGTAATCTATGATCTCTTTGCCATGCTTTCGATTAATGAAGGAGGGAATCATATCCATAGGGCCAGGACGATATAAAGCACCTATGGCGATGATTTCTTCAAAGGAATCGGGGCGAAGATTTTTTGCTAACTCTTGCATCCCTTTAGATTCCATTTGGAATATCCCCATTGTCTTGCCTTGATGCAAAAGAGCAAATGTTGTTTTGTCATCCAAGGGAAGAGAGGCCATTTCTAATAGCTTGCCAGTTTTCTTTTGGATTGCATGAATAGCAATATGGATACTCGTTAAAGTTTTTAATCCTAAGAAGTCCACTTTAAGCATCCCCACACTTTCCAAAGGCTTCATGGAAAATTGTGTAGTAATCATTGTAGAATCTTTAGAAATACAGATGGGGATGTGATTAGTTAAGCGGTCTCCACAAATAATAACTCCAGCAGCATGTACTCCTGTATTGCGGATAGATCCTTCTAGATGCATCGCCATATCAATAACCTGAGCAGCCTCAGAATCATTGGTGTACAACTCATTTAGATGGGGATCTGTTTCTAAAGCTTTTGCTAATGTAGTATTAAGTTCTGGGATATGCTTGGCGATGTGGTTAACTTTAGAAAGAGAAACGTCCAAAGTCCTTCCTACATCTTTCACAGCCATTTTGGCTTTCATAGTTCCAAAAGTAATAATCTGAGCTACGTTATCTTTCCCATGGCGTTCTATTGCATAACTGATAACGCGTTCTCGCCCCGCCATACAAATATCGATATCGATATCGGGATAGGATAAACGCTCGGGATTAATGAATCTTTCAAAAAACAGATCGAATCGGATAGGTTCTATTTCTGTAATTCCTAATAAAAATAACATCACAGATCCAGCTCCAGAACCACGTCCAGGACCTACAGGGATTCCATTATCTTTTGCCCAACGTATAATATCCCAAACAATAAGGAGATAGTCGCACATCCCTTTAGGGATGATAATTGACATTTCCATTTCCAATCGTTCTTTAACTAATTCTAAAGGATCTCTATCAGGAAATTTTTTAGAGATATGACTAAGCTGTTCCAGAGTATATTTTGTAGATAATCCTTGTTCGCAAAGCTCGCGAAGAAAAGCTGAAGAAGCTTCGTAACGTTCTGCTTCCGTATACGTTTGCTTTTCTTTAAGAAACTCAGGAACGTAAATAGGGTAGTGCTTATTTGAAAGATTCAATTCAAGATTACATTTATCTGCAACCTCTAAAGTATTGGAGATTGTTTCTGGATGATCAGCAAATAAAATTGCCATTTCTTCTGGAGACTTAAAATAATACTCTCTACTACGAAATGTTTTTCTCTTAGGATTAGGGATATAGGTATTTTGTTTTGCAATTCTTATTGTTTCCCCTAGTTGTACATTGAGAAGAATTTCATGCGCTAACCAGTCATTAGGATGGATATAATGAATATCATTAGTAGCTACTGAACGAATTCCTAAATCCCTACTAGTTTTTAATACAGCCTGATTAACTTTTACTTGAGCCTCGATAAATTGATGATACTCGTGTTTTAACCACTCTTCTCCCAAGGAGACAATTTTTTCCTCAGACATTTTATGAAGTTGAATTTCGCTATAAAAATCATCACCAAATAGGTTTTGATACCAACGAAGGTCTTTTTCAAGAGCTTCTTCAGAATCTAAAGCAGCTTGAGCTACAGAGCCAGATAGGCAGGCAGATAGACAAATAAGACCCTCAGAATGTTGACTGAGAAGTTCTCTATCTATTCTAGGGAAATAATAAAACCCTTCAGTGAATGCTAGGGAAGACAATAAGCAGAGATTACGATAACCCTGTTCATTTTTACATAAAAGAATGAGATGATTTGCTACGCGACTTTTTTTCTCTTTTTTCTTATCAAAGCGTGAAGTCGGAGCCACATAAATTTCACAGCCAATGATAGGCTTAATGTCGTTTTGTTGACACTCTTTATAAAATTCAATAGCTCCGTATAAATTTCCATGATCTGTTAATGCTAGAGAAGGAATTTGATATTCCTTTGCCTTTGCTACGAAGCTCTTAATCGAGCTTGTAGCATCTAGAATGGAATATTGAGAATGACAGTGAAGAGGTATCCAAGTCACTAGTAATCCCTCGTGTCAACCCACATTACTTTTTAGTTTGTAAACTTCTCTCGGAGGCATTCCATGTAGGAAGGAATAAAACCAAAGCAATTAAAGCACAACCTAGAAGAGCAATGAAGAAACCTCTCCAGCCCCAATCTTGTGCGATTTTCCCTAAAGGATAGCCTGCAAATGCTGCTCCGAAATAAGCAAACCAACCTGCGAAACCACTAGCAGTCCCCGCAGCTTTTTTATGAGATAATTCCGCAGCTGCTAAACCAATCATCATCTGAGGACCAAATAGGAAGAAGCCGATGACGAAGAGTAGGGTGCCGTCTAACCACCAGATATCTTCATTGCGACCATACCACATGCCTAAAATTGAAAATAACAATCCTAAAGAAAATACAACATTCATCGGACCGCGCTTGCCTTTGGAAATCTTATCGGATAACCATCCAGCAATTAACATGCCAAAAAGCCCACCGATTTCAAATAAAGAGACGCAGAAGTTAGCTTTAACAGCAACGTAACGTTTTGTCTCAATCAAGAATAAGGCGCTCCAATCATTTACAGCCATACGAACAACGTAAATGAAAAATGAAGCAAAAGATAGTAACCAGATCCATTTGTTTTTCAGAACATAAGTAAAGAGAATCTCTTTAGTAGATAATTCTTTTTCTGCTTCTTCTTCTAAAATATCTGCCGTTGTTTCTTCATGTTTCTGAGACTCCTGTTCTTTTCTATGTTTTTCAATAGCAGGAAGACCTAAGGATTGAGGTGTATCACGAAGACGATTGATTAAAACAAACCCCATGATAATACATAATACACCAGGGATGAACATAGCCCCACGCCAACCACAACAGTCAATAGCAAATCCCGTAAGAATAGGAATTAAAGCTCCACCAATGTTATGCGAAGTGCTCCATACACTCCACCAAGTGCCTCTTTCAGATTTTGAATACCAATGAGTTAGTAGACGAGCGCATGGAGGCCAACCCCAGCCTTGAAACCAACCATTAAGTCCCCACCACAAAGCAAACAACAAGATTGAAGAGGACATTCCGAAGAAGATGTTCGTAAGTCCTGTGATAATTAAACCCAATGCCATGAAATAACGAGGGTTTGACTGATCAGACATGAGACCGCTAACGAACTTGCTGACGCCATAGCTGATGTATAAAGTGCTCCCGATGATCCCTAATTGTGCTTTATCAAAACCAAGGTCCGTCATCAGTGTGGGCATGGCAAAGGTAAAACTCTTCCTTGTGAAATAGTAGAAGACATACCCTATAAACATGCTGTAGAAGATTCGAATTCTCCAATACTTGTATTGTTTTTTGACTAATTCTGGATCATCAAGTTCTTTAATGTGCTTGGGAGGCTGAAAGAATTTGGTCCAAATATTCATCATAAGATCTCATGTTTAAATATTTAATATAGTTTCAGTAGAATAGGGAAGACCTGAGGTTAACATATGGGCAATGAAAAAACAAGAACGTAATAACATGTTGTAGCACGCGTAAACATTGATTAATTGTAGTTTTCAGTTGCTTATTTTAGTATAGATTGACGTATTAATATCTGAATTTACATCCTTCTATTTTAATTTTTATCGCACCAAAAATGAGGCAGCTGGCTTAGAGAACTGTATTATGAAGAGAATAGTTATATTGTTCGCAAGTTTGTTTTTAACTCCAATAGGTATTGAAGATACTAGAGAAGTAAGATCTATTGAGGCTAAAAACTGGAAGAAAGTATTGCGAACATATGTTCGAGAATGTGACTTTCCTCATCAAGAGATAATAGAACCCCTCTTTTGTGAATCTTCTGACTCTTCTGTAGGACGGGTTTAATTTTGCCCTTTATCTGAATTTGAGATATTCTACTCTTAAAATTGTTTAATTAAAATTAAAGACATACGGTGAAAGTAGCTTTACCCAAAGGGGTTTTCGATATATTCCCTTATATTACTGATGCAAAACATATGTGGAGGCATACTTTCTTATGGCATCGGGTAGAAGATGTTATTCATGAAGTATGTGATTTATATGGATTTTCAGAGATCCGGACACCTGTTTTTGAAAAGTCAGAGGTATTTTTACATGTCGGAGAGCAAAGCGACATTGTAAAAAAAGAAATGTATACTTTTCTGGATAAGAAAGGACGGTCATTAACGCTACGACCAGAGGGAACAGCTCCGATAGCACGCTCATTCATAGATAATCCTATGAGTCGACGCGACGATAATAAATTTTATTATATCCTTCCTATGTTTCGTTATGAGCGTCAACAATCGGGAAGATACCGTCAGCACCATCAATTTGGTTTAGAAGCTATAGGAGTGCGACATCCTCTTCGTGATGCGGAAGTTCTAAGTTTGCTTTGGCATTTTTATTCAGCAGTAGGTTTGCAGCATATGCAAATTCAATTGAATTTTTTAGGAGGAGAGCTCACGCGTAAGCGTTATGATCAGGTTTTGCGCGAGTATTTTTTTCAATATTTAGACTCCTTATCTTCTTTGAGCAGGGAAAGGTTTAATGCAAATCTATTGAGAATATTAGATTCTAAAGAACCAGAAGACCAAGAGATTATTAAATCGGCCCCCCCGATTCTTGACTATATTTCCGATGAAGATCGAAAATATTTTGATGAAATTCTTTCTGCTTTAAATACTTTGGATATTCCTCACTCTATTAATCCAAGATTGGTTCGAGGTTTAGACTACTATACTGATGTAGTTTTTGAAGCGATCACGACATTTGGAGGCCACTCCTATGCTTTGGGAGGAGGTGGGCGTTATGATGGACTGATTGGTGCATCTGGGGGGCCAGTCACTCCTGCTTGTGGTTTTGGAGTTGGTTTGGAAAGGGTGATTCAAACGTTATTAGCTCAGGGGAATTTAACCCTTCCATTTTCCCAGAAATTGCGTTTGATTCCTGTTGATTCAGAAGCAGATTCTTTTTGTTTTGTTTGGGCCCAACATTTACGTAGTTTGGGAATCCCTACAGAAGTAGATTGGACACATAAGAAATTGAAAATTGCTTTAAAAACAGCAGATGCAGAGAAAGTGACTTTTGTTTGTCCAATAGGAGAAAGAGAATTGCTTTCTGAGGAATTGACCATTAAAAATATGTCTTTACGTCAAGAATTCTCTGGTTCAAAGCAAGAGATAGAGCAAAGGTTGCTATATGAAATACAGAACACATCGTTGTAATGAGTTGTCCCTAAGCAATGTTGGAGAACGTGTGCGGGTATCCGGATGGGTACATCGTTATCGTAATCATGGGGGTGTCGTTTTTATAGATTTACGAGATCGTTTTGGAATTACACAAATAGTCTGTCGTGAAGATGAGAAACCTGACTTACATCAGTTAGTTGATTCTGTCCGTTCGGAATGGGTATTATCCGTAGAAGGCTCTGTATGTCGACGCTTAGAAGGTATGGAAAACTCTAACTTGCCTACAGGAGACATTGAGGTAGATATTGAAAAAGTAGACATTTTGTCAAAAGCTAGAAACTTGCCTTTCTCTATCTCTGATGAGCATATCCATGTGAATGAGGAGCTGCGATTAGAATATCGTTATTTAGATATGCGTCGGGGGCAGATTTTAGACCGGTTGATTTATCGTCATAAGGTTATGTTGGCCTGCCGTCAATATATGGATAAACAAGGTTTCACTGAGGTTGTTACTCCTGTTCTAGGTAAATCTACTCCTGAAGGAGCTAGAGATTATCTAGTTCCTTCTAGAATATATCCTGGAAGTTTTTATGCTTTACCCCAGTCTCCACAATTATTTAAACAGATTCTTATGGTGGGCGGTTTAGATCGATATTTCCAAATAGCCACTTGCTTTAGAGATGAAGATCTGCGCGCCGATCGTCAGCCCGAATTCTCTCAAATTGATATTGAGATGAGTTTTGCTACTCCCGATGATCTTTTTCCTATTATTGAACAACTAGTAGTTGAAATGTTTGCTGTTCAAGGAATTAAAATAGATGTTCCTCTGCCTAGAATGACGTATCAAAAAGCAAAAGATTTGTATGGAACAGATAAACCAGATCTTCGATTTGGGTTGCAATTGCGTGATTGTCGAGAGCACGCAAAACAATTTTCTTTCTCTATATTTTTAGATCAACTTGCACAAGGAGGCACAATAAAAGGTTTTTGTGTCCCTGGGGGTGCCGATATTTCGCGTAAACAGCTTGATATTTACACAGAGTTTGTAAAGCGCTATGGCGCTATGGGACTGGTTTGGATTAAAAAGCAGGAAAATGGTGTCGCTTCTAATGTTGCTAAATTTGCTTCTGAAGAAGTATTTGAAGCTATGTTTGCGGACTTCGGTGCTGAAGATAATGACATCTTACTTTTGATAGCAGCTCCAGAATCTGTAGTTAACCAATCTTTAGATCATTTACGCAGATTG contains these protein-coding regions:
- the aspS gene encoding aspartate--tRNA ligase → MKYRTHRCNELSLSNVGERVRVSGWVHRYRNHGGVVFIDLRDRFGITQIVCREDEKPDLHQLVDSVRSEWVLSVEGSVCRRLEGMENSNLPTGDIEVDIEKVDILSKARNLPFSISDEHIHVNEELRLEYRYLDMRRGQILDRLIYRHKVMLACRQYMDKQGFTEVVTPVLGKSTPEGARDYLVPSRIYPGSFYALPQSPQLFKQILMVGGLDRYFQIATCFRDEDLRADRQPEFSQIDIEMSFATPDDLFPIIEQLVVEMFAVQGIKIDVPLPRMTYQKAKDLYGTDKPDLRFGLQLRDCREHAKQFSFSIFLDQLAQGGTIKGFCVPGGADISRKQLDIYTEFVKRYGAMGLVWIKKQENGVASNVAKFASEEVFEAMFADFGAEDNDILLLIAAPESVVNQSLDHLRRLIAKERNLYDDSQYNFVWITDFPLFAKEDGKICSEHHPFTSPLDEDISLLDTDPLSVRSSSYDLVLNGYEIASGSQRIHNADLQNKIFSILELSPESIKEKFGFFIDALSFGTPPHLGIALGLDRIMMVLTGAEGIREVIAFPKTQKAADLMMNAPAEIMTSQLKELNIKVTS